From the Cucumis sativus cultivar 9930 chromosome 5, Cucumber_9930_V3, whole genome shotgun sequence genome, the window GCTCACAAGAATACTTATGACATAAGAAAACATAATAACATCGTATgcattctatatatatatatataaatataacctaaaGACAAATTTCAGCTTCCCACTCTGTTCTTTTATGGGCCAAATATCCTCATATTTTAGAGTGACAAGATCAGTACATAAATCCATCCCTAAATTGTCAAGTTCATGGTCATGATATTCTACTCCATTTGATGATATCGATAGCATTTGATTGGATTTTTCCCAGCATTATCAATTTCTAAATACTCACTTATCTGTTTTTAATCAATCGCGTAAAACATGAATTTTAATGTTAGAGTTTTTGGGTAAGAAGTCACGGCCAACCAACAACAAGCTCTAACCATTGCAATGGAAGAGAGAAACTCAGATCTTCAAGTATGGAATCAGAATATGCACAATGAATGATTTGGAGTAGAGGTTCCTTCTAGATATTGATggaaatcatttaaaatattatgaaaaaaatcgGTTGGAGAGATGAGTGAAAGGTGCTTTGTTAAGAAAGGGATAAGAAtgtgaaaaattgaaaattagaagaagTAGTTTTGGtcatagaatataaaatagaaGTAGAATTCAAAAGTGTTGGTTGATCATATAACtaatgtataaatataattgaataagTGAAGAAGGCAGAAGAGACCTAAATGGGAAATAACTTTCCACAATTATTGCCACCGCAAAGGACTTTCTTTCTCCAATTAACATTAACATTAAACATTAACCTGCTCTGCCCTGCTACCCTTTGACTTCCATCCAATACacattctatattttttaaattttgattctaattgTTGGTCACCTAAATTGACGGAATCGCATGCCCACGTTTCAACATCCTATTCCTCCTTCGACCTGTGATTGAACGGTCAATGATCATTCCTCCCCAtcattaaaatcaaacataacaccctctctttctttctaatttcttccTAGTTCCTATTgcctttgtttcttttcaacgCCATGCCATACCTTCTTTGAGTTCTAATACTTCCATATTCTCCGATCAACAACCTCTTCCAACTTCCATCTTAACTCTTCTTCAATGGGTCACTACTGTAGTAAAGGTGTTTCTGATGTCTCTAACCACCCTACCATATCCGACGTACCTCAACATACTACGTCCAGTCCATTTTCCAGCCCTCTCCCTCCTGGTATACCACCCTCTCCGGCCACTACTCCGGGCAGGAAATTCCGATGGCCTCTCCCTCCTCCTTCTCCAGCCAAACCCATCATGGCCATTCTTCGCCGGAAATCCCGCAAGCCTTCTATACCAGAGGATGACAAAATTGGGGAGCAAGAATTGGGAGAGGTTCAGTTGGATAAAAGCTTCGGTTACTCCAACAACTTTGCAGCAAAGTTCGAGCTCGGGATGGAGGTTGGGAGGGGACATTTTGGACATACTTTTTGGGCCAAGGGTAAGAAGGGCAATCTCAAAGGAATCCCTGTCGCCGTCAAAATCATCTCTAAATCTAAGGTTTCTTTAGTTTACGTCTAATCTCAATCATTTGATTCATTTCAAATCCAATCATAAAAGTGGTAACAAAATAATTGGCTTCATTTTGGGTTGGCAGATGACCTCAGCTGTTGGAATTGAAGATGTTCGCAAGGAGGTTAAGATATTGAAAGCATTGTCTGGCCACGATAATCTGGTTCACTTCCATGATGCATTTGAAGATGCCAATAACATTTACATGGTTATGGAGTATGTGATTGCCTACTTATTCTAACATAATCAATCCAGCTAATCAATGCATAAcccttattttttgtttaatatctctatatttcaacttttgttaTCAGATTGTGTGAAGGTGGAGAACTGCTAGAAAGAATAGTGTCAAGGTAAAAATGTTGCATTATTTCACTTCATTTACTCTGAGAAAACGTAGATTAACTTAATTCCAAGTTCATACTGTACATTTGCAGAGGAGGAAAATACCCAGAACAAGAATCCAAAACTATTATTGTGCAGATCCTTAGTGTTGTTGCCTTCTGTCATCTACAAGGGGTAGTTCACCGTGACTTAAAGCCAGAGGTAATAAATCTTCTGCTTTCGCTCTAAATAAACTTCCTTATTACTTGTTGTAACTTATCGTTGACAAAATTCACCGTGCATGgcagaattttctttttttgaaaaaggaagagaacaCAGGGCTGAAAGTCATTGATTTTGGTCTATCTGATTTCGTCAAGCCAGGTAGAAACTTGTTGTCCTTGATATATGTTCTTGTCTTTGTTCAGTTCATCAAATATTTGTGAAAGATTCGTGGAGACAGGTTCATTATGATACAACCTAGCTTCTAGGTTGTACTTGATAAGACGGTGCTttcaattcttctattttcactTGGCCATCTCATTGGAGGTGAGACTGTTTTCACAACACCTATAGTTCTTTTGCAGATGAACGTCTGAACGATGTAGTTGGCAGTGCATACTATGTTGCACCTGAAGTTCTCTACAGATCTTATAGCTTCGAAGCAGATATGTGGAGCATTGGTGTCATAGCATACATACTGCTGTGTGGGGGCAGACCTTTCTGGGCAAGAACTGAATCAGGAATCTTTCGTTCCGTGCTAAGAGCCGATCCTAACTTCGATGATTCCCCTTGGCCTACCATCTCTGCAGAAGCTAAAGATTTTGTGAAACGGCTTCTGAATAAAGACCACAGAAAA encodes:
- the LOC101218238 gene encoding CDPK-related kinase 6 is translated as MGHYCSKGVSDVSNHPTISDVPQHTTSSPFSSPLPPGIPPSPATTPGRKFRWPLPPPSPAKPIMAILRRKSRKPSIPEDDKIGEQELGEVQLDKSFGYSNNFAAKFELGMEVGRGHFGHTFWAKGKKGNLKGIPVAVKIISKSKMTSAVGIEDVRKEVKILKALSGHDNLVHFHDAFEDANNIYMVMELCEGGELLERIVSRGGKYPEQESKTIIVQILSVVAFCHLQGVVHRDLKPENFLFLKKEENTGLKVIDFGLSDFVKPDERLNDVVGSAYYVAPEVLYRSYSFEADMWSIGVIAYILLCGGRPFWARTESGIFRSVLRADPNFDDSPWPTISAEAKDFVKRLLNKDHRKRMTAAQALTHPWLRDENIAVPLDNLIYKSVKAYVRATPFKRAALKALAKALTEDELFYLRTQFKLLEPQNRFVTLDNFKAALVRNATDAMKESHVADILKMMEPLAREKMDFEEFCAAAISVYQLEAVAGWESIATRAFEYFEQEGNRVISVHELVQEMNLGPAAYSFLQNWTRSSDGKLSFFGFTRFLHGVTVRNSNTRH